One window of the Dreissena polymorpha isolate Duluth1 chromosome 5, UMN_Dpol_1.0, whole genome shotgun sequence genome contains the following:
- the LOC127880671 gene encoding uncharacterized protein LOC127880671, producing the protein MVEVKQIIGFVTFGFSCLSVIFAILALALADWVVAGTLSVSAGLWQGCIDDICVTYPASAVQGFLHAIRAMVLLGLFAMVGATAMTGVHVFCARDNRLVMYASICLAAVAGLFLMIGFAIFADKSHMSQDMTVATFGPLDPVHCCMALCVGRCYLKRHSGVRRENNKHQ; encoded by the exons ATGGTTGAAGTAAAACAGATTATCGGTTTTGTAACCTTTGGATTTAGCTGTCTTAGTGTCATCTTTGCAATACTGGCATTGGCTCTGGCCGACTGGGTCGTTGCAGGCACTCTTTCTGTTAGCGCGGGTCTGTGGCAAGGGTGTATTGATGACATTTGTGTTACTTATCCAGCAAGCGCAG TTCAAGGATTTTTGCACGCAATACGCGCGATGGTTTTGCTCGGACTGTTCGCCATGGTAGGTGCCACTGCGATGACTGGCGTGCACGTGTTCTGTGCGAGGGACAACCGACTGGTCATGTACGCCAGCATTTGTCTGGCAGCTGTAGCTG GGCTATTCCTTATGATCGGGTTCGCTATTTTTGCTGACAAGTCTCACATGTCTCAGGATATGACGGTTGCGACCTTTGGACCTTTGGACCCTGTGCATTGTTGCATGGCTCTCTGCGTGGGTCGTTGCTATCTTAAACGGCATAGTGGTGTTCGCCGGGAGAACAACAAACACCAATAG